The Fulvivirga maritima genome segment TTCAAGCTGGCAGGATCAATAGGAGTTCCTTCTTCATTATCTACCTTAACCGCTACAGGCACTTGTTTCACCAGCTGAATGGTAGGCAACTCACTTAGGTCTCTATTTAAAGGAAAGTCAGATTTAGCTGTTGCTTCTTGTGGCAGGTAATTATCTGCAGAAACTATTAGTTTATATTCATGACCTTCCTCTACAGGAAAAGTCAAAAGACCATTCTCTATGGTTCCATCAATTTGTTCATTGTTAGTAAGATCAAGAATTTGAGCAGTGGCATTTGGTATTACCTTACCATTCTGATCTGTAACTACCTGCAATAAATTAGTATTAACAGGAGGGTTTTTACTTAATATCAATTGCTGAAGTACTTTGTTTTCAGCAATGCCCGCATACTCTCCTTTCCAGCCGTCCTTTTCACCAGAAATGATATAGGCCTCTCCCTGAGGAACCTCAAAATATACCATGCCATTTTCATCTGAAAGCAGCCTTTCTGATCCTGAAAAACGCACTAGCTCAAGGTTGGCATTAGGCACCAAGCTATTATCATCTTCTTTGATTACTTCAATAGTTACCAATTCATCATCAGTAGCTTCATTTCTCAGGGTTAGTGCAATATATTGCTTCTGATTATCATTAATTTTCACTTCCCTTTCCAGCAATTCATACCCTTCAGCTTCTACCTGCACTTTATAGTCGCCATTCATCTCTCCCAGGAAGCTACTAAGACCATACTGGTTTTTCAGTTCTACTTTCTCTCCAGTTTCTTCATTTATCAATGTGATTTTAGCTGTCTCAATAGCCCTGCCTTCACTATCCCTAATCATTAAAATGCGGGGCGCTCCTGCCCGTTGCTCTGCAGAAACATAGACTGTATCTCCTTCTACTGAAATAAAATCAGGATTATCAGCAATGAAACCGTACTCCATACCTACCAGATCACCATTAGAGGCCACTAGCATGTATGGCGCGCCAACGGGAATCAGAAAGTTTACTTCTCCGCTTTCATTAGTGATGTCGTTCTGATCAACCCCCAGTGGATTCATAGCATCCACATTCATATTATTTAAGAGTTTTCCTGACGATTTATCAATAATATACCCTCTGAGCATCACAAAGGCTGGTTGCTCCTTGACCACCCATTCCCAGTTTTTTACATCTTCCTCTTCACTACTCAAGGTTAAGGTGGTACTCACTACCGCCTTGCCTGGTGTTACTGCCTGTATTTTGTATTGATGTCCTTTTACCCCTTCAAACTTAACCAGTGAACCGGCTATCTCTCCGGGTACTTTCTTGCCTGTGGTGACATCAATAATTTCTATATCTGACAGCTCTCTGGGTAAGCCTTTTTCATTGGCAATATTACCCAGGCACAGTACACTTTCTTCATCATCAAAAGCCTGTACAGGGTGAATAATATGCTCTACATCTTCCACAGTACTGGCTATGCCTGATATAATTCCTGTCTTTCCGTCTTTTTTAGCAATTAAAATATAGGCCGTTTGGTCTGGCAGCTCAAATAATACTGTGCCATCTTCATCAGCTTTCAACTGAATATTATCATCAGTTGTAATCACCTCTACTTCAGCTCCTGGTAATGACACACCTGAAGCTGCACTCATTACCTGTGCTCCCATATTAATCTCTTGAGAGCTTCTATCAAACCGGAAAATATCATCATTACCCGCACGAGTAGATGAGAAATATCCACTTTTATGATCCTTAGTTATGAAAGCGAAATCATCCTTGTTAGAATTAATCGGGTACCCCAGGTTTTCTGGTTGATCAAAACCAGCCATTCCCCACTTACTTTTAAAAATATCTAAGCCTCCCAGTCCGCCATGCCCATCAGAGCCAAAGTACAAGGTATTATCTACATAATATGGAAAAACTTCATTTCCCGGAGTATTCACGGTAGGCCCAAGGTTCATGGGCTCACTCCATATTCCTTTATACCTTCGAGAAACATAAATATCTGTACCTCCATAGCCCCCGGGCATATCAGACACAAAATATAACACATTTCCTTCTTCAGAAATATTAGGATGCGCAAAGGAATAGCTATAATTATTGAGTGCTAAAGGTTCTATTTTTAGGTTTTTGGCATCACCAGACAGATCTACTTCAAAGAGTTTTAGGTTAGAGATGAATATGTCATTAAGCCCTTTTATTTTGCTTTGAGAGTTTCTGTTAATGATCATTTTGGTACCATCAGCGTAGACAGATGCGGGGCCATCATGCATATCTGTTACCAGGTGCCTGTTCAGTAATTCAGGGGTATTTAAAGAACCATCTGGCGCAAATGGAGAATAGTATAAATTCAAATAGAATGAATCATCCCAGTAATACTTCTTATGAGACAGCAGCCTTGACCTTGAAGCAGTGAAAATGAGTCCATCTTTATAATATACAGGCGCAAACTCAGGGTCCTCAGTATTAAGCATGGGCTTCACGGTCACTTGTGAGGAATCAGTAAGGTATTGAGGCGAATTTCTGATATTGAGCAATAATGACCGCGCTACTTCTGCTGCAGGCTCTCGATTAAGATATTTCTGAAGCTCATGTTCAGCTTCCTTTTTATGGCCCATCTGCACGAGCTGACGGATATAGTAAAAGGTGTCTTCTTCTGTAAAAGCAGCTCCTTTACTCAGCGCCTTATCATACCATTCTTCAGCCTTTTTAAATTGATTGGCCTTTGCATACGACTTAGCCACTTGTAGCATGACAGCACTAGAGTCAGATGAATTTTTTATAGCCCGCTCATAATACTGAGCAGCACTAACATAGTTATGGTATTTAAATAAGGAATCAGCTAAAACCTGATAAGCATGTTGACTATGCTGCGCATTTACTTTTACAGCAGTAACAAAAACAAGTAGCAAAAAAATAAACTGTCGCTTCAAAACTAAAAATATCTAGGTGACCTGATAATATGTGCATCTTTGCTGATGCGATAATTCAAAACAAATTCATGAGTTCCCCACCTATTAAAGGTGTTGATGGAGTATCCGTAGGAGTAACCAAAAGCCAGCTGATTGGTAATATTTACTTCCAGCAAGCCAGAAACAGCATTATCTAAGCTGTAAGAAACCCCGACACTGCCCAAATCTCTAAAAAATACATTGACATTAATGTCATAATGTATAGGGCCTCCTTCTACCCATCTTAGCAATACGTTGGGCTTAAGTTTTAAATCATGATTAAGATCAAACACATGACCTGCAGTAAGAAAATAATGACGGTGCTCGGCTTCTATTTCCTGATCATTACTCTTCCATTTATTATTCACCACGGTAGGCATGGCTATTCCCACGTAAGTGGTTTTAGAGTAATAATAAACTCCTAAGCCCAGGTTAGGCATTAAATCTCCCTCATTAGCCATGAAGGTAGGGTCAACGGTATTACCTTGAGTTACTATATCCAAATCAGCCAGATTAGCCCTATAATAAGAA includes the following:
- a CDS encoding PorP/SprF family type IX secretion system membrane protein; the encoded protein is MLLLTRKHSSLFASRRLILFFMLLGMFLLGTKQVEAQRSPTYTQYMFNGLVVNPAYTGSQKAMAFTAAYRSQWTGIKGAPETQLFSMHTPVKFSRSSVGGMLVHDQAGVLSQTTLNGTYSYYIPVSAHGRIAMGGQLGLSYYRANLADLDIVTQGNTVDPTFMANEGDLMPNLGLGVYYYSKTTYVGIAMPTVVNNKWKSNDQEIEAEHRHYFLTAGHVFDLNHDLKLKPNVLLRWVEGGPIHYDINVNVFFRDLGSVGVSYSLDNAVSGLLEVNITNQLAFGYSYGYSINTFNRWGTHEFVLNYRISKDAHIIRSPRYF